CTTTTCTCACGGGTCGGGGCTTAGTCAGTGGCTTCTTGGATCTGAGCTGCCACCCGCTCTCCAAATTCCGAATCTGTATTGGCTAAGCCCAATAGTTGCAGATATTCGGTTTTGGTTAATCCTACAGCCGCAATAATGTCTAGGGCTTCAGTTTCTATGTCGCGTTGAACTTGCAGAGATTCTGATTCAGTTTCGGCTCCCTGTAGCTCACCTTCTCGGCGTTCAATCAGATCCAGCACTTGCAAAAAAGCACGGACAAACTGATTCACCTTCTCGGACGGAATATCGTTAGAGTCTGGGCTGGTGGTGCGACTAGATACAGATTGTTCTGTCGATAGTTCTAGACCCGCTGAAGCGGCGGACAAGGATTCTGC
This region of Trichocoleus desertorum NBK24 genomic DNA includes:
- a CDS encoding DUF4168 domain-containing protein, which produces MALLISVESLPAIAWAESLSAASAGLELSTEQSVSSRTTSPDSNDIPSEKVNQFVRAFLQVLDLIERREGELQGAETESESLQVQRDIETEALDIIAAVGLTKTEYLQLLGLANTDSEFGERVAAQIQEATD